From Anaerohalosphaera lusitana, one genomic window encodes:
- a CDS encoding IS5 family transposase — MMQAGLFDWQTRFEQLDNSGDPLVKLNEIVDWEQFRKTLEVVRDKKRKSNAGRKPFDVILMFKILILDSLYNISDDQLEFQIRDRISFMRFLGLGIGDRVPDAKTIWLFREQLTEAGLVENLFTQFDEFLRKNGFSAKKGQIVDASIVAVPKQRNTRDENKSIKNGEVPENWSDTKKRQKDTDARWVQKNGVNYYGYKNHIDIDVKHKFIRSCEVTPASVHDSNVFEDLLDANNSSKDVWADSAYGSTEKRDNIKEEGYRGQIQRKGCRYKKLTQRQIEANYKRSKTRSRVEHVFGIQKMRAGNLIIRTIGIARAKTKICMRNLAYNIDRYCLLARL; from the coding sequence ATGATGCAAGCAGGACTTTTCGACTGGCAGACTCGTTTTGAACAACTCGACAACAGCGGCGACCCACTTGTCAAGCTCAATGAAATAGTCGACTGGGAGCAATTTCGCAAAACCCTTGAGGTTGTCAGAGATAAAAAACGCAAGTCCAACGCAGGCAGAAAACCCTTTGATGTTATACTCATGTTCAAGATATTGATACTTGATTCCCTGTACAATATATCCGACGATCAGCTCGAATTTCAGATAAGGGATCGTATTTCCTTCATGCGTTTTCTCGGTCTGGGTATTGGCGACAGAGTGCCTGATGCAAAGACCATATGGCTTTTCAGAGAACAGCTCACCGAAGCCGGCCTTGTCGAAAACCTTTTTACTCAGTTCGACGAGTTTCTGCGTAAAAACGGCTTTTCCGCCAAGAAGGGTCAGATCGTTGATGCCAGCATTGTGGCTGTTCCAAAGCAGCGCAACACCAGGGATGAGAATAAATCCATCAAGAACGGCGAGGTTCCCGAAAACTGGAGCGATACCAAGAAACGCCAGAAAGACACCGATGCACGCTGGGTGCAGAAGAACGGCGTAAACTACTATGGCTATAAGAACCATATTGATATTGATGTTAAGCACAAGTTTATTCGCAGCTGTGAAGTAACGCCTGCCTCTGTTCATGACAGCAATGTCTTTGAAGACTTGCTTGATGCAAACAACAGCAGCAAGGATGTATGGGCCGATTCTGCCTACGGCTCGACGGAAAAACGGGATAACATTAAAGAAGAAGGCTACCGCGGCCAGATTCAACGAAAAGGCTGTCGTTATAAAAAACTGACTCAGCGTCAGATAGAAGCTAATTATAAACGTTCGAAAACTCGCAGCCGAGTTGAGCATGTCTTCGGCATACAGAAGATGCGGGCGGGCAACTTGATCATTCGAACTATAGGAATAGCCAGGGCCAAGACGAAAATTTGTATGCGAAACCTTGCGTATAATATAGACAGATACTGCCTGCTGGCTCGACTTTAG
- a CDS encoding PEP-CTERM sorting domain-containing protein, which translates to MKITGAHKRFLLISLSVVLFPCCLYAGVDLDGLNTGITFRVSELEAGRWQYDYTVENISLPEGIGEFTIYFDPDHCSALRVETAGLIADTWNEFVWDPVRSIGVEGGYDAMAGAFPIGPSMIAYGFSVSFDWSGQGRPGAQYYEIIDPETFEEVDSGWTVPEPSTLALLCVGVFFAGRKRG; encoded by the coding sequence ATGAAAATAACAGGGGCGCATAAAAGATTTCTCTTAATTTCACTGTCAGTCGTTTTGTTTCCTTGCTGTCTATATGCTGGAGTCGACCTTGACGGCCTGAATACGGGGATAACTTTTAGGGTTAGCGAATTGGAGGCGGGGCGATGGCAATATGACTATACTGTTGAAAACATCAGCCTGCCCGAGGGGATCGGTGAGTTTACGATATATTTCGATCCCGATCACTGCAGTGCTTTGCGGGTTGAAACAGCGGGTTTAATTGCGGATACGTGGAATGAGTTTGTTTGGGACCCTGTGCGTTCTATTGGGGTTGAAGGCGGGTATGATGCCATGGCGGGGGCATTTCCAATAGGTCCGTCCATGATAGCTTACGGCTTTTCGGTCAGCTTCGACTGGTCCGGCCAAGGTAGGCCGGGGGCTCAGTACTACGAGATAATTGACCCTGAGACATTCGAAGAGGTTGACTCCGGGTGGACCGTTCCTGAACCCTCAACACTGGCGTTGCTTTGTGTGGGCGTTTTTTTTGCGGGGCGAAAAAGAGGCTGA
- a CDS encoding IS5 family transposase gives MMQAGLFDWQTRFEQLDNSGDPLVKLNEIVDWEQFRKTLEVVRDKKRKSNAGRKPFDVILMFKILILDSLYNISDDQLEFQIRDRISFMRFLGLGIGDRVPDAKTIWLFREQLTEAGLVENLFTQFDEFLRKNGFSAKKGQIVDASIVAVPKQRNTRDENKSIKNGEVPENWSDTKKRQKDTDARWVQKNGVNYYGYKNHIDIDVKHKFIRSCEVTPASVHDSNVFEDLLDANNSSKDVWADSAYGSTEKRDNIKEEGYRGQIQRKGCRYKKLTQRQIEANGFL, from the coding sequence ATGATGCAAGCAGGACTTTTCGACTGGCAGACTCGTTTTGAACAACTCGACAACAGCGGCGACCCACTTGTCAAGCTCAATGAAATAGTCGACTGGGAGCAATTTCGCAAAACCCTTGAGGTTGTCAGAGATAAAAAACGCAAGTCCAACGCAGGCAGAAAACCCTTTGATGTTATACTCATGTTCAAGATATTGATACTTGATTCCCTGTACAATATATCCGACGATCAGCTCGAATTTCAGATAAGGGATCGTATTTCCTTCATGCGTTTTCTCGGTCTGGGTATTGGCGACAGAGTGCCTGATGCAAAGACCATATGGCTTTTCAGAGAACAGCTCACCGAAGCCGGCCTTGTCGAAAACCTTTTTACTCAGTTCGACGAGTTTCTGCGTAAAAACGGCTTTTCTGCCAAAAAAGGCCAGATCGTGGATGCCAGTATTGTAGCGGTTCCAAAGCAGCGTAACACCAGAGATGAGAATAAATCCATCAAGAACGGCGAAGTTCCCGAAAACTGGAGCGATACCAAGAAACGCCAGAAAGACACCGATGCACGCTGGGTGCAGAAGAACGGCGTAAACTACTATGGCTATAAGAACCATATTGATATTGATGTTAAGCACAAGTTTATTCGCAGCTGTGAAGTAACGCCTGCCTCTGTTCATGACAGCAATGTCTTTGAAGACTTGCTTGATGCAAACAACAGCAGCAAGGATGTATGGGCCGATTCTGCCTACGGCTCGACGGAAAAACGGGATAACATTAAAGAAGAAGGCTACCGCGGCCAGATTCAACGAAAAGGCTGTCGTTATAAAAAACTGACTCAGCGTCAGATAGAAGCTAATGGGTTCCTCTAA